Within Macaca nemestrina isolate mMacNem1 chromosome X, mMacNem.hap1, whole genome shotgun sequence, the genomic segment CTCGGGGTCGCGAGGCGGAGGATGCCGCACCTTCGGGAGCCAGAGGGGCCGGGGTTGGGACTGGCGCTTTGCGTCTGCGCCGCCGCCAGGCCTGGCGAGTCTGCGCCTTTGCCTGCCCCGGGCGCCGCCTTCTGCGCGCGAAGTCCAGCCCTGCAGGGTGCAGGTCCTGGGAACAAGACTCAGGGATGGGGGGTGGGGACATACCCTTAAAAGCGACCCGTCCGCGGTAGCTGCATGTCGGAGGCTTTGAGGATGAGGAGTTTGGGGGCCGCCCGGAATGGGCCCTCTGGGCTGGGCCCTCGTTCCCTCCCATCCCGTGGCCGTTACGCTGGGCGCCAGACAACGCTAATAGTTATTTGAAAAGGTATGCAAGCTGCTCCTGACAGACTGGCCTATGCACCTGGCCCTGCTGTTATTTATTTGTTAGTTCCAGTTTCCCAGCTCGGAGCTTGGCGTCTGATCGCTTGGCAGAGGAGGGTCTTAGGGTAACCTCGATGGAATGGAGGCATGTTCGGCACTTCTGGCTGCTTGGGGGCCTCTCCATTCTACTCCAAGCACTAGACATAGTATCTTACTCCACCAGGGTGGGGCTGGGCTCTCTTATGAGAGCTCTGCCTTCCGATTTCTGGGATACCCTATTGTCTCTTTTGGACAAACTCGGGATGCTCACAGGGCACCAGGCATTTGGTCAGGTCATAGCCACGGACTTCTGAGTCTCATCTCCTTGCCTGTCTCTTTGCAGAGAAAACATGGTGAAAGAAGACTCACTTCTATTTGGTTTATCCCATTCTGCTGAAGTCATGGGTCTGATCCTAATTAGCTATCTCTTCTTACAACGTTTACAAACCAGTGCCACAAGGAGCTATTATGAGGCGTGCACTGCCTTAATGTACTATCGTCTTTGGGgatttaaaatagaaagaaattagtACAACTTATGCCACTCTGTTTTGTGTGCTGCTCCCCATCTCTCAAGAAAAATGCCAAAAACCAAAAGTAATTTAATAGAAAGTGAAGATGCTCAAATAGTGCTATCTCCTGTTACAAAATAATTACCTGTTTAAAGTCagtctttactttttcttctatCCCTATCTGCTCTTGTGCTTCTATCACCTCCGTTTTACTCTTGCTGTGATTTTAAGAGTCCGACATACTGGCTCTGGGTTTCTAGGGCACCTTGGTTTATAGTGCGTTCTGATGTAGTGGCATTTACTGCCTATCAGAAATGGGCTAATGATGtagagttgaaattattttaacaaaaatataacttttttttttaatagagacttgctctgttgcccaggctggagtgcagtggtgcaatctcggctcactgccacctcagtctcccaggttcaagcaattctcctgcctcagcctcccgagtaactgggattacaggcgcacgccaccatgcctggctaatttttgtatttttagtagagatggggtttcaccatgttggccaggctggtcttgaattcctgacctccagtgatccgcccacctcggcctcccaaagtgctgggattttctAAGATGTGTTGCTGTTTTTCTGTTGAAAATAAGCAGGTAGAATATACACTGATaggaaatgtgaatttttttgcTTGTGACCCATTAGTCTGAAGATAGTTCTGCCatgtacattttcttaaaaatgtttttttcttttcaggctTTCTTCTAGTCAAGATGAGTGATAAACCAGACTTGTCGGAAGTGGAGAAGTTTGACAGGTCAAAACTGAAGAAAActaatactgaagaaaaaaatactcttcCTTCAAAGGAAAGTAAGTCATGGGGGGTTCTGATGGAAACAAACAATAGAGAAAGTTAATAGGTTCACTAAATAAACCTATCTTCTAGTAAATTTTTGATGCAAAGTAAGCAATAATTAGAGTACCATGGTATTTAATGCAGCAGTTAAAactatcaaatatttttcttctggttCTCATATGATGGGGGCCCAGTAGTGATAGGGGAATAAAAAACTAGATTCTtgttagaaaattattaaaaccACGTTTAAACCAACCTTGGGATATTGGATGTAGCACTAAAAAACACTTAGTTTTTGTCTACTTTTGGGTATTTGGCATTTTTCTGCATTTAGAAATTTGAGTCCGTAATATCCCTAAATAACCCTGTAGACTGCAGTTTTGGCTTTCTATATCTGATGACAAGATAAGGTGAGACAACAAATTTAGATCTTGGTGTACTCAAAGCTCTCAGATTCAAGGGATGGGTTTTGCCCTCTGGAGTTAGACCCTGCTGGAGAAACTCTAAGCATATTCACAAAGGCTGAGGGGCACTTTttgttatttcacttttatttgagAGTTGCAACATtagttaaaattatttgaaagtgtCTAATTTCCTAACTGTGTAGTGATAGATAAATCTGAAGAAAGTGCTTCACTTGCTCCTCTGTCTTGAATAGTCTAAAAAAATGACAACAGCATTTGGAAAAACAAACCCTACAGTTGATGTAGTTTCTAATGAATGTTCAGGTGGTTAAcatacacacgcatgcacacacacaccccactgtgAGTTTTGTGGTTAATGCCTTGGCATTCTAAATTTAAAGCATGTATGGCAGCCTTCAATGATTTACAAAGAGCTCTTTTGGAAGAAGCTGAACTTAGTCTTAGGAAAATTCTTTtgtaatgttttgtttcttttatcccCCCAGCTATCCAGCAGGAGAAAGAGTGTGTTCAGACATCGTAAAATGGGGATCTCCTCCAAAGAGCAGATTTCAACATTGTCTGACAGTCTtggttttgggtttgttttttttgtaacCCTATGTGTTTGTAAAGATTTCAGGCATCTTCTGATTTCTTCTCAACTGTATTCCCTGGCTAAGAGGTCAGGGGTAGTGAATGTTTCCTTAAGTTCCTTTTTAAACTTCCCATTGGTATGTAAATTCCAAATGGCAGATGCTGTCAATAATCTTGCCATTGATGACCTTTGTGTACGTAGTCCTTGCACCTCATACAGGATAAGCCAATTTAAACTTTCTACAATGGATGCCTCAATTGTTTTGTAATCTTCATGAGGTTGCATCCTTTTGCAGCTTCTTATAGTTTATTTTCACTTCCAATgtagcaataaaataataaatataatagttATCGTGTGACTGTTGTGGTTCATTCTGGTAGGTAGTTTAAGGAATGAAAAGTACACAAGGCTACCCTTTCAGCCGAACAAAATGGTTGAAGGAAAACTTTTAGCAGATTATTCCTGGGGGGAAATACTCAATTCTGTCCAGGTCCAGTGAGTCCTGACTTGGGGATGGTAGGTGCTTTTTCTTTAGAGTTGGAATCACAGAGTTAAGAGAACCTTGGGAGAGAAGGTCATGTGGACTAATCTCCTTATTGCAGAATGAAGCAATGAAAACAGGGTCTGATGTGATCTGCTCAAGGTGAATAAGGGCTGGAATTCAAGCTTGGCTCTCTTTCCTTCTGGAAAGTATTTTTCAGCTTAATGGGAGTTAACATCCAAGACTGAACTTGGATGGAGAAAGGAGCAGGAGGCACTTCCTAACAAACACATATTAAGCACATCACATCTTCTAATGACCTGTAGCACCGAACTTCTGGTATGATTTTTTCTACTGAACAGAATTTGCTGTTTTATGAACTAAACATTTCTAGTGTTCATGGTGAGCATAAATGCTATGGATGAATTTTGTCACCTGTGACCCcccccaattcatatgttgaaaccctaatcctTAGTGTTATTGTATCTTTAGATAGGTTGTTTCAGAGGTAATTTAGGTTATGAAGTGATAACAGTCAGGGCCTCATCCAATAGGACCATGGCCTTATAAGGAGAGAGAGACCAGTCTGCAACTTgcgaggacacagcaagaaggtggctatCTAcgagccaggaagagagccctcaccagaatgtGACTGTGCTGGACATCGACTTGAGATTTCTagactctagaactgtgagcaagtaaatttttgttgtttaagtcacctagtctgtagtattttgttatggtagcctgaGCTAATACAATAAGGAATATGTATAAATGCATGCATTTTAATTCCTGCCTTTAAACAATACttttatacctttttaaaaattattattttattttatttttatgagacagggtcttgctctgtcacctaggctagagtgcagtggtacaatcatagctcatcgcagccttgacctcctgggctcaagcattcctcccacctcagcctccctagtccctgggactacaggcacatgacgccacacccagctaatctttctgattattagtagagatgagatctcgctatgttgcccaggctggtcttgaactcctgggctcaagcaatctgcctgtctcaacctcccaaagtgctgggattacaggcatgagctaccatgcccagcctactttaaAGCCTACTTTAATCACGTGTATAAAAACAaatcacctataatcccaccaatTAGAAGTATTAACCATCCAGACTTGTGATCTATTAATGTACAT encodes:
- the LOC105499694 gene encoding thymosin beta-15A; the encoded protein is MSDKPDLSEVEKFDRSKLKKTNTEEKNTLPSKETIQQEKECVQTS